The Candidatus Zixiibacteriota bacterium genome includes a region encoding these proteins:
- a CDS encoding TonB-dependent receptor: MSKKFLHSVTLLVLAFIIVLPHYVFAGTTGRLTGKVVNEETGEPIPGVAVSVVGTKMGALTNEDGEYTIINVPVGTYTLRASIIGFAPVEITNAMVSVDLATYIDFTLSRKALELGKTIVVRAERPLILKDKTTSVAITTSEKLQAMPVRGFEQVVGIQNSVVRMNSNVDIRQRGFGRESLAMAPEINLRGGRPSEVAYYVDGFSQQDPLSGISTANIANNAIQEVAVTSGAFSAEYGHVASGIVNVTTRSGGEIYHGNLELVSDNAATIFGYDSYDQNWYSADLSGPIPGLDKAFFFFSGERRFLADRTPSAVTSDVYKQFGLESNFEEPQRLPANSLRGWSYQGKLDFQLTQNMKLSINGNGSYDRWQEYRHYYLNPAYVSQVEHSPYYVDKNLGLNAKITHQLNPNTFYNFSISSFLTERTRGDGKVFEDYNAYERKIEIRDYNNRDSVVRIDVLANPEYDLHNLFREGDSLFYSDIYFGFPDSLRGTEADSFVTFIESLWPNYLQRKSSYYGIKGDITSQVTPSNTIKFGFDFQRHTLRYFENLNATQDHDPTKTTERLNRYGYDLAGDESDDEDFMNNTKHPINLGVYVQDRFEWRGLILNGGLRYDYFDYKALRLKNIYRPFDAGNIGDSQLDSTDLEDSKAFSRLSPRLGVSFPVSDKTQLYFNFGKFYQRPDLVRLYTGYDFLEARVTAGSYYPFPSPNLEPEMTTQYEFGMTHQLGDNTAVELTAYYKDVSDLTQIYHLDGVFPKAYDFFANADYGTIKGFDFNLTMRRTRNLALDLKYSLSYATGTGSYAQSTYNIAWKNPTGTPKRTNPLDYDQRHSIIGVIDFRTVKGEGPVLGNFRPLENFGASAVVQIASGTPYTPMQIYDGVSPNASVQQIPTGPINSANLPWQFTVDVKAERTIRVGSFNLVPYIWIKNLLNKENVLSVYEGTGKAYTSGYLETPEGQVRASAAGTGEEFAYRYNLGQNNPKNYSNPRMIYFGLRMSF; encoded by the coding sequence TTGAGTAAAAAATTTTTACATTCGGTAACATTGCTGGTTCTGGCGTTTATCATTGTGCTCCCGCATTATGTCTTTGCCGGAACCACCGGCCGCTTGACCGGAAAGGTTGTCAATGAAGAAACTGGAGAACCTATCCCGGGCGTTGCGGTATCGGTAGTCGGAACCAAAATGGGCGCTCTGACTAATGAAGACGGGGAGTACACCATCATCAATGTGCCAGTCGGCACATATACCCTGAGAGCATCGATAATCGGGTTTGCCCCGGTTGAGATAACCAATGCGATGGTCTCAGTTGACTTAGCTACTTACATCGATTTCACTCTATCCCGCAAAGCGCTGGAACTCGGCAAGACGATTGTAGTTCGCGCCGAAAGACCTTTGATTCTGAAAGACAAGACCACCTCGGTCGCCATTACTACCAGCGAGAAGCTGCAGGCGATGCCGGTGCGCGGCTTTGAGCAGGTGGTCGGCATTCAGAATAGCGTGGTGCGGATGAATTCCAACGTTGATATCCGTCAGCGCGGATTTGGTCGCGAATCGCTGGCGATGGCGCCGGAAATCAACCTGCGCGGCGGGCGTCCCTCGGAAGTCGCCTACTATGTTGACGGCTTCTCGCAGCAGGACCCGCTGTCCGGTATTTCGACGGCAAATATCGCCAATAATGCCATTCAGGAAGTGGCCGTGACCTCCGGCGCCTTCTCGGCGGAGTACGGTCATGTCGCTTCCGGTATTGTCAATGTAACAACTCGCTCCGGCGGAGAAATCTATCACGGAAATCTGGAGCTGGTCAGCGATAACGCCGCCACTATTTTCGGATATGACAGCTACGACCAGAACTGGTATTCAGCCGACCTGAGCGGTCCGATTCCTGGTCTGGATAAAGCCTTTTTCTTCTTCTCCGGCGAGCGCCGTTTCCTGGCGGACCGTACGCCATCGGCTGTAACTTCCGATGTTTACAAGCAGTTCGGATTGGAATCGAACTTCGAAGAGCCGCAGCGTCTGCCGGCAAACTCTTTGCGCGGCTGGTCTTACCAGGGGAAGCTTGATTTTCAGTTAACTCAGAATATGAAGCTCTCCATAAACGGTAACGGCTCCTATGACAGATGGCAGGAATACCGTCATTACTACCTGAATCCGGCTTATGTAAGCCAGGTTGAGCATTCGCCTTATTATGTCGACAAGAACCTCGGTTTGAATGCCAAGATAACTCATCAGCTAAATCCCAATACCTTTTACAACTTCTCCATATCGTCGTTCCTGACGGAGCGTACTAGAGGGGATGGTAAGGTTTTTGAGGATTACAATGCTTATGAGCGGAAAATCGAAATTCGCGATTACAATAACCGCGATTCGGTGGTCCGAATCGACGTCCTTGCCAATCCGGAGTATGATTTGCATAACCTCTTCCGCGAGGGAGACAGTCTCTTTTACAGTGACATCTACTTTGGGTTCCCCGATTCGTTGAGAGGAACCGAGGCTGATTCATTTGTGACTTTTATTGAGTCACTCTGGCCCAACTATCTGCAGAGAAAGTCATCCTACTACGGTATCAAGGGAGACATCACCAGCCAGGTGACGCCGAGCAATACCATCAAGTTCGGATTTGACTTCCAGCGTCATACGCTTCGGTATTTCGAGAACCTGAATGCAACGCAGGATCATGACCCGACCAAGACCACGGAGCGTCTGAACCGTTACGGTTACGACCTCGCGGGAGATGAATCGGATGATGAAGATTTTATGAATAACACGAAGCATCCAATTAATCTTGGTGTATATGTTCAGGACCGTTTCGAATGGCGCGGTTTGATTCTGAATGGCGGCTTGCGCTATGATTACTTTGATTACAAGGCGCTTCGCCTGAAGAATATTTATCGTCCGTTTGACGCCGGCAATATCGGTGACAGCCAGCTGGACAGCACAGACCTGGAAGACAGCAAGGCGTTTTCGCGTCTGTCTCCCCGGTTGGGCGTCTCCTTCCCTGTCAGCGACAAAACGCAGCTCTACTTCAACTTCGGCAAGTTCTATCAGCGTCCCGACCTGGTTCGCCTCTACACCGGTTACGATTTCCTGGAGGCGCGCGTAACGGCCGGATCATACTATCCGTTCCCCAGCCCGAATCTGGAGCCGGAAATGACGACCCAGTATGAGTTCGGTATGACGCACCAGCTGGGCGATAATACCGCGGTTGAGTTGACGGCATATTACAAGGATGTGTCGGACCTGACTCAGATTTACCATCTTGACGGTGTTTTTCCGAAGGCGTACGATTTCTTCGCCAACGCCGATTATGGTACTATCAAGGGATTCGATTTCAATCTGACTATGCGTCGGACCAGGAATCTGGCACTCGACCTGAAGTACTCGCTCAGTTATGCGACGGGAACCGGCTCTTACGCTCAGTCCACCTATAACATTGCCTGGAAGAATCCGACGGGGACCCCCAAGAGGACCAACCCGCTCGATTACGACCAGCGGCATAGTATCATAGGTGTCATTGATTTCCGCACGGTCAAAGGTGAAGGTCCGGTTCTGGGCAATTTCCGTCCGTTGGAGAACTTTGGAGCGAGCGCCGTTGTTCAGATTGCCAGCGGCACGCCCTATACGCCGATGCAGATTTACGACGGTGTCAGCCCTAATGCCTCGGTTCAGCAGATACCGACCGGTCCTATCAACTCCGCTAATCTTCCCTGGCAGTTCACGGTCGATGTTAAGGCGGAAAGAACGATTCGCGTGGGCAGTTTCAATCTGGTGCCGTACATCTGGATAAAGAATCTGCTCAACAAAGAAAACGTTCTGTCGGTCTATGAAGGTACCGGCAAGGCATATACCTCAGGTTATCTGGAGACTCCCGAGGGTCAGGTGCGCGCCAGCGCCGCCGGGACCGGCGAGGAGTTTGCCTACAGATATAATCTTGGCCAGAATAACCCCAAGAACTACTCTAATCCCAGAATGATTTATTTTGGGCTGCGGATGTCGTTCTAA